In one window of Methanolobus mangrovi DNA:
- a CDS encoding 4Fe-4S binding protein has translation MAKNTDKDLLKDKGFLSQRQDDYFSMRLHAAGGNLTSDYLRAVADAADRYGKGYVHVTSRQGIEIPFVHLENTDAASEQMNSAGIGPGASGKKIRAVVACQGDRVCKRGLIDCQGICEKIDKLYFGKPVPYKFKIAVTGCPASCLKVQENDFGIMGFTDPVFIEENCVMCRLCEKACEMSAITIDNGSLYLDMHKCVSCGLCVKACRKDAMQVKGQGYTIFVGGKVGKRPRMGDMFFRTGNEEVVFDILEKTIDYYRENALEGERLGDVIDRCGLDQFGETIKYSRQK, from the coding sequence ATGGCAAAAAATACAGATAAAGACCTGCTCAAGGACAAAGGTTTCCTTTCCCAGAGGCAGGATGACTACTTTTCCATGCGCTTGCATGCAGCAGGCGGCAATCTGACATCCGACTATCTCAGGGCAGTAGCCGATGCTGCTGACCGGTATGGTAAGGGTTATGTACACGTAACCTCACGCCAGGGCATAGAGATACCGTTCGTTCATCTTGAAAACACAGATGCTGCCAGTGAGCAAATGAACTCTGCGGGAATTGGTCCCGGAGCCTCCGGTAAAAAGATAAGAGCGGTTGTGGCATGTCAGGGTGACAGGGTGTGCAAACGCGGTCTTATCGACTGTCAGGGAATATGCGAAAAAATAGATAAGCTCTACTTTGGAAAACCGGTTCCATATAAGTTCAAAATAGCAGTCACCGGTTGTCCCGCATCCTGCCTGAAAGTTCAGGAAAACGACTTTGGTATCATGGGTTTTACAGACCCTGTCTTCATTGAAGAAAACTGTGTCATGTGCAGGCTGTGTGAGAAAGCCTGCGAGATGTCTGCCATTACAATAGATAATGGAAGCCTGTATCTTGACATGCACAAATGTGTATCATGCGGTTTATGCGTGAAAGCCTGCCGCAAAGATGCCATGCAGGTAAAGGGGCAGGGATACACGATATTTGTTGGTGGCAAGGTGGGTAAAAGGCCACGTATGGGTGATATGTTTTTTAGAACAGGCAACGAGGAAGTTGTATTTGATATTCTTGAAAAGACCATTGACTATTATCGCGAAAATGCTCTTGAAGGGGAAAGGCTTGGCGATGTCATTGACCGCTGTGGTCTGGATCAGTTTGGGGAAACAATAAAGTATTCCCGGCAAAAATAG
- a CDS encoding radical SAM protein produces the protein MKPETKAQLISVGSVNMDPALIHWLTIPTAGPGAGNVAFFFNSGGHRVRLAVKKESPLNAEIEDGELVIRKDGVEIARGSIEEELIHCPDQAFITMCEKCIFDCKFCPVPKLGGKVKTMDQMLKMIEDAHKTGRMNAISITSGVEVSAEDEVDRAEELIRRLRELYNVPIGVSVYPTEDSTRRLKAAGASELKYNVETMDREIHAKVCPDQDLEFLLDALRQGVEIFGKNKVCSNFIIGLGETDESAEKGIEELVSIGVVPILRAAARHPLRQGEVTIERPSAERLLHLNRFLKEKLDEYGLRADTFDTMCLPCTGCDINPHIDLEE, from the coding sequence ATGAAACCAGAAACCAAAGCACAGCTCATCTCGGTAGGTTCCGTAAATATGGACCCTGCTCTTATCCATTGGTTAACCATTCCTACAGCCGGACCGGGAGCCGGCAATGTTGCCTTCTTTTTCAATTCAGGAGGGCACCGTGTGCGTCTCGCTGTTAAAAAAGAATCCCCATTAAATGCAGAAATCGAAGATGGGGAACTTGTGATAAGAAAGGACGGTGTTGAGATCGCAAGAGGCAGTATTGAAGAAGAACTCATCCACTGCCCGGATCAGGCTTTCATCACCATGTGTGAGAAATGTATCTTTGACTGTAAGTTCTGTCCTGTTCCAAAGCTTGGGGGCAAGGTCAAGACCATGGATCAGATGCTAAAGATGATCGAAGATGCCCACAAAACCGGCAGGATGAATGCAATCTCCATTACGTCAGGCGTTGAAGTCTCCGCGGAGGACGAGGTTGACAGGGCTGAAGAACTCATCCGCAGGCTTCGGGAACTATACAATGTTCCTATCGGTGTTTCAGTATATCCGACCGAAGACTCCACCCGCAGACTCAAGGCGGCTGGTGCAAGCGAGCTAAAATACAATGTTGAGACCATGGACCGTGAGATTCATGCAAAGGTCTGTCCTGACCAGGACCTTGAATTCCTGCTTGATGCATTAAGGCAAGGAGTCGAGATATTCGGAAAGAACAAGGTCTGCTCCAATTTCATAATAGGTCTTGGTGAAACAGATGAGTCCGCAGAGAAAGGTATTGAGGAACTCGTATCAATAGGAGTTGTGCCAATTCTCAGGGCAGCCGCCAGACATCCGTTGCGTCAGGGTGAGGTCACAATAGAGAGGCCATCTGCAGAAAGGTTGCTGCATCTAAACCGTTTCCTGAAGGAAAAACTGGATGAGTATGGTCTGCGCGCCGATACTTTTGATACGATGTGCCTGCCATGTACTGGGTGCGACATCAATCCACATATAGATCTAGAGGAATGA